A section of the Ruania halotolerans genome encodes:
- a CDS encoding intradiol ring-cleavage dioxygenase: MTPFAQLTAFRNQTPGFASPPPARPTYQGRVLPHPEEELVDQGLGFDVVTVLTRRRMLSVLGSGAAGLGLAACSAGATSDASGTPDPSSTGASGLTEIPEETAGPYPGDGSNGPDVLEQSGIIRSDIRSSFGEASGVAEGVPMELDLTIVNLDDGEAPFDGVAVYVWHCTQGGAYSMYSEGITEENYLRGVQIADEEGLVSFSSIFPACYDGRWPHIHFEVYPDQASITDSTTAIATSQVALPQDVCDAVYAQSGYEASVDNLARVSLATDNVFSDDGGASQLATVTGDLSSGYVVSLTVGVDPTTEPAAAGGGGAPPEEGPAGGGEPSDGGQAGSGQAAGTGSGTGTGG, from the coding sequence ATGACCCCTTTCGCGCAGTTGACCGCCTTCCGGAACCAGACCCCCGGCTTCGCTAGCCCGCCGCCCGCTCGACCCACCTACCAGGGCCGGGTGCTGCCGCACCCGGAGGAGGAGTTGGTCGATCAGGGGCTCGGGTTCGACGTCGTCACTGTGCTCACGAGGCGGCGGATGCTCTCGGTGCTGGGGTCCGGGGCGGCCGGGCTCGGACTCGCGGCGTGCTCCGCGGGGGCAACCTCCGACGCGTCAGGTACGCCGGACCCATCGAGCACGGGCGCATCGGGCCTGACGGAGATTCCCGAGGAGACTGCCGGACCGTACCCCGGCGACGGGTCGAACGGGCCCGACGTCCTCGAGCAGAGCGGCATCATCCGCAGCGACATCCGCTCCAGCTTCGGTGAGGCAAGCGGGGTTGCCGAGGGAGTTCCGATGGAGCTCGATCTGACCATTGTGAACCTGGACGACGGTGAGGCCCCCTTCGACGGGGTGGCCGTCTACGTGTGGCACTGCACTCAAGGTGGCGCATACTCGATGTACTCCGAGGGCATCACCGAGGAGAACTACCTGCGCGGGGTCCAGATCGCCGACGAGGAGGGTCTGGTGAGTTTCTCGAGTATCTTCCCGGCCTGCTACGACGGTCGATGGCCACACATCCACTTCGAGGTGTACCCCGATCAGGCGAGCATCACGGACTCGACCACCGCGATCGCCACATCCCAGGTGGCACTGCCGCAGGACGTGTGTGACGCCGTCTACGCCCAGAGCGGGTACGAGGCATCGGTGGACAACCTGGCCCGGGTATCGCTGGCCACTGACAACGTCTTCTCCGACGACGGCGGAGCCAGCCAACTCGCCACCGTCACCGGCGACCTCTCGTCGGGTTACGTCGTCTCGCTCACGGTCGGTGTGGACCCGACGACGGAGCCAGCCGCGGCGGGCGGTGGGGGCGCACCTCCCGAGGAGGGCCCGGCCGGCGGCGGTGAGCCGTCTGACGGTGGGCAGGCAGGCAGTGGGCAGGCAGCGGGCACCGGCTCTGGCACTGGCACTGGCGGCTGA
- a CDS encoding SprT-like domain-containing protein → MDLNTALELGRQLLNEHGLTEWQLRLDSARRRAGLCRYDTRTISLSRHLVPLLDDDAVRDTVLHEIAHALAGPRSGHGPRWRQIAVEIGASGQRCLPADAPAPPAPWEGYCRAGHVHQRYRRPTRPLACARCARRFTPEHLITWRFHGAEVDLGPQYAAALAQVRQRAR, encoded by the coding sequence ATGGACCTGAACACTGCACTGGAGCTGGGCCGTCAGCTGCTGAACGAGCACGGCCTCACCGAATGGCAGCTGAGGCTCGACTCCGCCCGCCGCCGGGCAGGACTATGTCGATACGACACCCGCACCATCAGCCTGAGTCGGCACTTGGTGCCGCTGCTCGATGACGACGCCGTCCGCGACACGGTGCTGCATGAGATCGCCCACGCGTTGGCCGGCCCACGCAGCGGGCACGGCCCGCGGTGGCGGCAGATCGCCGTCGAGATCGGGGCAAGTGGCCAACGCTGCCTTCCTGCGGACGCGCCCGCTCCCCCTGCACCGTGGGAGGGGTACTGCCGTGCGGGGCACGTGCACCAACGATACCGGCGCCCGACTCGCCCGCTGGCTTGCGCACGGTGCGCCCGCCGGTTCACACCGGAGCACCTGATCACCTGGCGATTCCACGGTGCAGAGGTCGATCTCGGGCCGCAATACGCCGCGGCACTGGCGCAGGTCCGGCAGCGAGCGAGGTGA